From the Nodularia sp. NIES-3585 genome, one window contains:
- a CDS encoding NYN domain-containing protein — protein MPRSLLQAVLLVDGYNIIGAWPCLKKTRDHAGLEAARWELVEAMTSYSSFQGYETEIVFDAQYHKASSNKEVITELLSVHYTDFGQTADTYIEKSCASLRYQIAHSLIHRVIVATSDRAQQLMVQGYGAEWLSAQQLCGEVESTVCRMRQKYQKRKQSKSRFLANSIDAKARQRLAELRMGLQ, from the coding sequence ATGCCTCGTTCCTTACTCCAAGCTGTCTTGTTAGTAGACGGCTACAATATAATTGGCGCTTGGCCTTGCCTGAAAAAAACCCGTGACCATGCAGGATTAGAGGCAGCACGCTGGGAACTGGTGGAAGCAATGACTAGTTACAGCTCTTTTCAAGGTTATGAGACTGAGATAGTTTTTGATGCCCAATATCATAAAGCTTCTAGCAATAAAGAAGTTATTACAGAACTCTTATCAGTTCATTACACTGATTTTGGGCAAACAGCAGACACATATATTGAGAAATCCTGTGCATCTCTGCGCTATCAAATCGCGCACTCTCTGATTCATCGCGTGATTGTGGCGACCTCAGACCGCGCACAGCAGCTGATGGTACAGGGCTATGGTGCTGAATGGTTGTCGGCACAGCAACTGTGTGGTGAGGTAGAAAGTACAGTTTGTCGGATGCGACAAAAATATCAAAAGCGCAAACAATCCAAAAGTAGGTTCTTAGCCAACTCTATTGATGCCAAAGCCCGGCAGCGACTGGCTGAATTACGAATGGGATTACAGTAG
- a CDS encoding iron uptake porin, with translation MSNILWKSLVVSPAVLGATLLVSAAAIAAPTTTTEVSATEQQTATEVVQQPEIFAQATKETNVINQVNSYSNEGTQNTSLSQVTSVSQFSDVQPTDWAFQALQSLVERYGCIAGYPNATYRGNRALTRYEFAAGLNACLDRVNELIATATADMVTRQDLATLQRLQEEFSAELATLRGRVDSLEARTAELEANQFSTTTKLVGEAIFAVTDAFGDTAGDNNNTVFQNRVRLDLQTSFTGRDVLHTRLASGNAGNLNLGNPGGAEGNQTFNIGSTGDNNVNIDWLSYYVPVGPAQVYIAATGGIHSDYAATNNPYFEDYDGGNGALSAFASENPIYRIGGGAGIAFTLPFGQGGGILRPSSLTVGYLGSEANNPNPGAGIFDGNYAALGQLNFSVGDRLALAATYVHGYHGAGSTIFDAGSRTNPIVGTSIANRGGLDRVNGTSSPFATNSYGVSAAFRPSDRLSVSGFVSYTDVNGFAANDSSEVWSYGVGLALPDFGKRGNVLGIFGGAVPYALNRQTGSNEVPYQVEGFYKYRVSDNISVTPGVIWVTNLGQNSNNNDAFIGTLRTTFSF, from the coding sequence ATGTCTAATATCCTGTGGAAATCTCTGGTGGTTAGCCCAGCCGTTTTGGGAGCAACATTATTAGTTTCAGCAGCAGCAATTGCAGCTCCAACTACCACCACTGAAGTTTCGGCAACTGAACAACAAACCGCTACTGAAGTTGTTCAACAGCCAGAAATCTTTGCTCAAGCCACGAAAGAAACCAATGTTATTAACCAAGTTAATAGCTACAGCAATGAAGGCACACAAAATACTAGTCTGTCTCAAGTAACATCGGTTTCCCAGTTCTCTGACGTACAACCGACAGACTGGGCATTCCAAGCGTTGCAGTCTTTAGTTGAGCGCTACGGCTGTATTGCTGGTTACCCAAATGCGACTTATCGCGGTAATCGGGCTTTAACCCGTTACGAATTTGCAGCTGGTTTAAATGCCTGTTTGGATAGAGTTAACGAATTGATCGCCACAGCAACAGCTGATATGGTGACTAGACAGGATTTAGCTACCTTACAGCGTTTACAAGAAGAATTTTCCGCAGAATTGGCAACTCTACGCGGTCGTGTAGATTCCCTAGAAGCGCGGACTGCGGAATTGGAGGCCAATCAGTTCTCCACTACCACCAAGCTGGTTGGTGAAGCAATTTTTGCTGTTACAGATGCTTTTGGCGATACAGCCGGTGACAACAATAACACTGTCTTCCAAAACAGAGTCCGTTTAGACTTGCAAACCAGCTTCACTGGTAGAGACGTTCTACATACCCGTCTTGCATCTGGTAATGCCGGAAACTTGAATTTGGGTAATCCTGGGGGCGCTGAAGGTAATCAAACTTTTAATATCGGTAGCACCGGTGATAACAATGTCAACATAGACTGGCTGTCCTATTACGTTCCTGTGGGACCAGCGCAAGTTTACATTGCAGCCACTGGAGGTATTCATAGCGATTATGCTGCCACCAATAACCCTTATTTTGAGGATTACGATGGTGGTAATGGTGCTTTATCTGCCTTTGCTTCGGAAAATCCCATTTACCGCATTGGTGGTGGTGCAGGTATTGCTTTTACCTTACCCTTTGGTCAAGGTGGCGGTATCCTTCGACCCAGTTCACTAACTGTAGGTTATTTGGGATCAGAAGCGAATAATCCCAATCCTGGTGCAGGCATATTTGACGGTAACTATGCTGCTTTAGGGCAGTTGAACTTTAGCGTTGGCGATCGCTTGGCACTCGCTGCAACCTACGTTCACGGCTATCATGGTGCAGGTAGTACTATCTTTGACGCAGGTTCACGCACTAATCCCATAGTAGGTACTTCCATAGCTAACCGTGGCGGTCTTGATAGAGTCAATGGTACCTCCAGCCCATTCGCAACTAATTCTTACGGTGTTTCCGCAGCCTTCCGCCCCAGTGACAGACTCTCCGTAAGTGGTTTTGTATCCTACACCGATGTCAATGGCTTTGCTGCTAACGACAGCAGCGAAGTTTGGAGTTACGGTGTTGGTTTAGCCTTACCTGACTTTGGTAAAAGAGGTAACGTCTTGGGTATCTTCGGTGGTGCTGTTCCCTATGCACTTAATAGACAAACAGGTTCTAACGAAGTTCCATACCAAGTTGAAGGCTTCTACAAGTATCGCGTTTCTGATAACATCTCAGTTACTCCTGGGGTGATATGGGTAACCAACCTTGGCCAAAACAGCAACAACAATGATGCATTTATCGGTACTCTCAGAACAACCTTCTCTTTCTAA
- the psbD gene encoding photosystem II D2 protein (photosystem q(a) protein) — protein MTIAVGRAPSRGWFDVLDDWLKRDRFVFVGWSGILLFPCAYLALGGWLTGTTFVTSWYSHGLASSYLEGANFLTVAVSSPPDSLGHSLLLLWGPEAQGDLTRWFQLGGLWPFVALHGAFALIGFMLRQFEIARLVGIRPYNALAFSAPIAVFVSVFLMYPLGQSSWFFAPSFGVAAIFRFLLFLQGFHNWTLNPFHMMGVAGVLGGALLCAIHGATVENTLFDDGDGSNTFPAFNPTQAEETYSMVTANRFWSQIFGIAFSNKRWLHFFMLFVPVTGLWMASIGIVGLALNLRAYDFVSQELRAAEDPEFETFYTKNILLNEGIRAWMAPQDQPHKQFVFPEEVLPRGNAL, from the coding sequence ATGACCATCGCAGTTGGACGCGCCCCTAGTAGAGGGTGGTTTGACGTATTAGACGACTGGTTAAAGCGCGATCGCTTTGTATTCGTAGGCTGGTCAGGGATATTATTATTTCCCTGCGCTTACCTAGCACTAGGCGGTTGGCTCACCGGTACAACATTCGTCACCTCCTGGTACTCCCACGGATTAGCATCATCTTACCTGGAAGGAGCTAACTTTTTAACAGTTGCAGTTTCCTCCCCACCAGACAGCTTGGGACATTCCTTACTATTGTTATGGGGACCCGAAGCTCAAGGCGACCTCACCCGCTGGTTCCAATTGGGTGGATTGTGGCCATTCGTAGCCCTACACGGAGCCTTTGCATTAATTGGCTTCATGTTGCGCCAATTTGAAATTGCCCGTCTAGTCGGCATCCGTCCATACAACGCCCTCGCCTTCTCTGCTCCCATTGCAGTATTCGTCAGCGTATTTCTGATGTACCCCTTGGGACAGTCAAGTTGGTTCTTTGCACCTAGCTTTGGTGTAGCGGCAATTTTCCGTTTTCTACTATTCCTGCAAGGTTTCCACAACTGGACACTCAACCCCTTCCACATGATGGGTGTAGCAGGTGTCTTGGGTGGTGCGCTATTGTGTGCCATTCATGGAGCCACAGTAGAAAACACCTTGTTTGATGATGGCGACGGTTCTAACACCTTCCCGGCATTTAACCCCACCCAAGCTGAAGAAACCTACTCGATGGTGACAGCAAACCGTTTCTGGTCACAGATTTTCGGGATTGCCTTCTCCAACAAACGTTGGTTACACTTCTTTATGCTATTTGTGCCAGTCACTGGCTTATGGATGGCATCAATTGGGATTGTTGGTTTAGCACTAAACCTGCGGGCTTATGACTTCGTTTCCCAAGAATTACGGGCAGCAGAAGACCCAGAGTTTGAAACTTTCTATACCAAAAACATTTTGTTAAACGAAGGTATCCGCGCTTGGATGGCTCCTCAGGATCAACCTCACAAACAGTTTGTGTTCCCAGAAGAAGTTCTACCTCGCGGTAACGCACTCTAA
- a CDS encoding 4a-hydroxytetrahydrobiopterin dehydratase: MAKLLTDAEIHAKASGLSGWTIEGSKLQTTRKFKDFIAAIEFVNKLVEPAESLGHHPDIEISYNQVTITLTTHDAGGLTQNDFDLAETISQIS; encoded by the coding sequence ATGGCGAAACTATTGACTGATGCAGAAATTCACGCCAAGGCAAGCGGTTTGTCAGGTTGGACAATTGAGGGTTCTAAGTTGCAGACTACCCGCAAATTCAAAGATTTTATCGCCGCAATTGAATTTGTCAACAAACTAGTAGAACCTGCTGAATCGTTAGGGCATCACCCAGACATAGAAATTTCTTATAATCAAGTCACTATCACCCTGACAACACATGATGCAGGTGGTTTGACGCAGAATGACTTTGATTTAGCTGAAACAATTTCTCAAATCAGTTAA
- a CDS encoding restriction endonuclease subunit R gives MTILNASNLSLENVQRLFGFQEHYRDSFSPLLSLEPLTEVERQELLQIRDDFQRYLQSGKVSEGQVKFLVLAPLLRLAGFYRYPIEIRLEEDIADIEVEDEDTTIKGRMDILAISKAKHTKSQVYFWILLIESKNSQIDISTGLPQLLTYAYKSLNNQTSVWGLTTNGRGYQFVYIEQSNPPIYHLMPLLNFMEPPRAVELLQVLKAICQI, from the coding sequence ATGACAATTCTCAATGCTAGTAACTTATCTCTAGAAAATGTACAGCGTCTGTTTGGCTTTCAAGAACATTACAGGGACTCATTTTCTCCTCTGTTATCCCTAGAACCTCTCACCGAAGTAGAACGCCAAGAACTTCTGCAAATTAGAGATGACTTTCAACGTTACCTGCAATCTGGGAAAGTTTCGGAAGGACAGGTGAAATTTCTTGTACTTGCACCCTTGCTGAGATTAGCTGGATTTTATCGCTATCCCATCGAGATTCGCCTAGAAGAAGATATTGCTGATATTGAAGTTGAAGATGAAGACACCACAATTAAAGGCAGGATGGATATTTTAGCTATTAGTAAAGCTAAACATACCAAATCCCAAGTATATTTCTGGATACTTTTAATTGAATCAAAAAATAGTCAAATTGATATATCAACTGGCTTACCCCAACTGCTCACCTACGCTTATAAAAGTTTAAATAATCAAACATCTGTTTGGGGTTTAACCACTAATGGCAGAGGTTATCAGTTTGTTTATATTGAACAAAGTAATCCTCCCATTTATCACTTGATGCCATTATTAAATTTTATGGAACCTCCCCGTGCAGTTGAATTATTACAAGTTTTAAAAGCTATTTGTCAGATATAG
- a CDS encoding ABC transporter ATP-binding protein, which yields MSEVGIEVKDLDFSWPSGAKAIQSCSLEVPLGEFWMLLGTNGSGKSTLLRLLAGLLAPQSGEIKVLEPVGFVFQNPDHQLVMPTVGADVAFGLVDEKLPPATVRTRVEEALGSVNLSALQLRPIYALSGGQKQRVAIAGAIARRCEILLLDEPTALLDPDSQLDLVAGVRRLVKSRGITALWVTHRLDELNYCDGAFLLEKGRLIDKGEPQRLKQRLMTMNDGSA from the coding sequence ATGTCAGAAGTTGGCATTGAGGTCAAGGATCTAGATTTTAGTTGGCCTAGTGGGGCGAAGGCAATCCAATCTTGCTCTCTAGAAGTACCTTTGGGTGAATTTTGGATGCTTTTGGGTACAAATGGCAGTGGCAAATCTACATTACTCCGACTACTGGCCGGGCTATTAGCTCCTCAGTCCGGTGAAATTAAGGTTTTAGAACCCGTTGGCTTTGTCTTTCAAAATCCTGATCATCAACTGGTGATGCCAACTGTTGGGGCTGATGTGGCTTTTGGACTTGTGGATGAAAAGTTACCGCCTGCTACGGTGAGGACAAGGGTTGAGGAGGCTTTAGGGTCAGTGAATTTGTCTGCCCTACAACTACGCCCGATCTATGCTTTGAGTGGGGGACAAAAACAACGAGTGGCGATCGCAGGTGCGATCGCTCGGCGTTGTGAAATCTTATTATTAGATGAACCCACAGCTTTACTCGATCCAGATAGCCAATTGGACTTAGTGGCTGGTGTCCGTCGCCTAGTCAAAAGTCGGGGAATTACAGCCCTATGGGTGACTCACCGCTTAGATGAGTTGAATTACTGTGACGGCGCTTTTTTACTAGAAAAAGGCCGTTTGATCGATAAAGGTGAACCTCAGCGTCTTAAACAACGTTTGATGACAATGAATGATGGATCTGCTTAA